From the Synechococcus sp. Nb3U1 genome, one window contains:
- a CDS encoding aromatic ring-hydroxylating oxygenase subunit alpha: MTTFYRATVQAGARTLPGHYYVSPSRFEAEIEQIFYREWFCVGRSADLAQPGDFLQVQVLGESLILVRDPQAQAHAFFNHCRHRGTRLCSEPQGHFSDGIPCPYHAWRYGLDGHLLAAPQMQEVEDFRREDYPLHSAALVEWEGFIWVNLSRDPQPFSETFAPLQRRFREWNLSALRRGYRIEYDIHANWKLLFENYSECYHCPLIHPELARLSPARSGRNDLMEGPFLGGYMLLNPDVTSLNMSGQRTLPLISTVEDENQKRAYYYTLMPNLFLSLQPDYVMTHTLWPQGPDRTRLVCDWLFEPETLAQEHFDPSEVIELWDRTNRQDWHLCELTQQGVGSRAYEAGPLSHAEGLIQAFGREYRRQMQE; the protein is encoded by the coding sequence ATGACCACCTTTTACCGCGCCACTGTTCAAGCCGGTGCCCGCACCCTGCCCGGCCATTACTATGTCTCTCCCAGTCGTTTTGAGGCGGAGATCGAGCAGATTTTTTATCGAGAATGGTTCTGCGTGGGGCGCAGCGCCGATCTGGCTCAGCCGGGGGATTTCTTGCAGGTACAGGTACTGGGCGAAAGTCTGATTTTGGTGCGGGATCCCCAAGCTCAGGCCCATGCCTTTTTTAATCACTGTCGCCATCGCGGCACCCGTCTGTGTAGCGAACCGCAAGGGCATTTTTCGGATGGGATCCCCTGCCCCTATCATGCCTGGCGATATGGGTTGGATGGACATCTGTTGGCGGCCCCACAAATGCAGGAGGTGGAAGATTTTCGTCGGGAAGACTATCCCCTCCACTCAGCCGCCCTGGTGGAATGGGAGGGATTTATCTGGGTGAATCTCAGCCGCGATCCCCAACCTTTTAGCGAGACTTTTGCCCCGTTACAGAGGCGCTTTCGGGAATGGAACTTGTCCGCTTTGCGACGAGGATACCGCATCGAATACGACATTCACGCCAATTGGAAATTGCTGTTTGAGAACTATTCGGAGTGCTACCATTGCCCCCTGATTCATCCGGAATTGGCCCGTCTTTCTCCAGCCCGCAGCGGACGGAATGACCTGATGGAAGGCCCTTTTTTGGGGGGGTACATGTTGCTCAACCCGGATGTCACCAGCCTGAATATGAGCGGCCAACGCACCTTGCCCCTGATCTCCACTGTGGAGGATGAGAACCAAAAGCGGGCCTACTACTACACCCTCATGCCCAACCTGTTCTTGAGCTTGCAGCCCGATTACGTCATGACCCATACCCTTTGGCCTCAAGGGCCGGATCGGACGCGATTGGTCTGTGATTGGCTGTTTGAACCGGAGACTTTGGCCCAAGAACACTTTGATCCGAGCGAGGTGATCGAACTGTGGGATCGCACCAACCGACAAGACTGGCACCTCTGTGAGCTGACCCAGCAAGGGGTGGGATCCCGTGCCTACGAGGCCGGACCCCTCTCTCATGCGGAGGGGTTGATCCAAGCTTTTGGGCGGGAGTATCGCCGCCAGATGCAGGAGTAG
- a CDS encoding tetratricopeptide repeat protein: MTHSSYQDGIEAVQAGDFQAAIQAFRQVLASDPTHTEARYNLAWVLGMSGYLDPALAELEAVLAADPNHPEAHYNRGALLLQKAQLEAGMDGQMDIPTLQQAEAAFQAVMRLDPSDQRAYAFLNLVKRAIRNYQKDSAAASNPSNRSVP, from the coding sequence ATGACCCATAGCAGCTACCAAGATGGCATCGAAGCGGTTCAAGCTGGGGACTTCCAGGCGGCCATTCAAGCGTTTCGGCAGGTGCTCGCCTCCGACCCCACCCACACCGAAGCTCGCTACAACCTGGCCTGGGTACTGGGCATGAGCGGTTATCTGGATCCTGCTCTGGCGGAGCTCGAAGCGGTTTTGGCAGCAGATCCCAACCACCCAGAAGCCCACTACAACCGGGGGGCACTCCTTTTGCAAAAAGCCCAGTTGGAAGCGGGTATGGATGGGCAAATGGATATCCCCACCCTGCAGCAGGCGGAAGCAGCCTTTCAGGCGGTGATGCGGTTGGATCCCTCCGATCAACGGGCCTATGCCTTTCTCAACTTGGTGAAACGGGCCATTCGCAATTACCAGAAGGACTCTGCAGCGGCATCTAACCCATCTAACCGTAGTGTTCCGTAA
- a CDS encoding tellurite resistance TerB family protein, translating into MPTPPPPGITPKQMNLLRAVTAMAWSDGALEVDEVELMAQQLSQHFAPDPSQQASLAKQIREYFVQRIPLDEVLPKISDEAEKRMILKLGYLVIAASARSPEEPVVNLEELDAFQQLVAKLQLPPEVVQQVSQEAEGELGDPSIAPIEALVKGFTEHYG; encoded by the coding sequence ATGCCCACTCCCCCCCCGCCCGGCATTACCCCCAAACAAATGAATCTCTTACGAGCCGTCACGGCCATGGCCTGGTCAGATGGTGCCCTAGAGGTTGACGAAGTGGAGCTGATGGCCCAGCAACTGTCCCAACATTTTGCTCCGGATCCCAGTCAGCAGGCTAGCTTGGCCAAACAAATCCGGGAGTACTTTGTCCAGCGGATCCCGTTGGATGAAGTGTTGCCCAAGATTAGCGATGAGGCCGAAAAGCGTATGATCCTCAAGTTGGGCTATCTGGTGATTGCCGCCAGTGCCCGCAGCCCGGAAGAACCTGTGGTGAATCTGGAAGAGTTGGATGCCTTCCAGCAGTTGGTGGCTAAGCTTCAGCTTCCCCCCGAAGTGGTGCAGCAGGTCTCTCAAGAAGCAGAAGGCGAGCTAGGGGATCCCAGCATTGCTCCGATAGAGGCGCTGGTGAAAGGGTTTACGGAACACTACGGTTAG
- the pth gene encoding aminoacyl-tRNA hydrolase, with translation MTQVNPTSTESVAPQLIVGLGNPGAQYADTRHNCGFMVVDRLAQRWGIPLATEKRFQGIYGEGFALGGKRRLLKPETYMNRSGQSVRAVLDWYKLDPDSVLILYDDMDLPLGRLRLRGSGSAGGHNGMKSLIQHLGGESFPRLRLGVGKPKGSKDVVGHVLGGFSPQEKEVLEQVLNTAVEAVECCLREGLPIAMNRFNPMDLAVALSQAEMPLE, from the coding sequence GTGACCCAGGTCAATCCCACTTCTACAGAGTCGGTTGCCCCACAACTCATCGTTGGCTTGGGCAACCCTGGTGCTCAATACGCGGACACGCGCCACAACTGCGGCTTTATGGTGGTGGATCGGCTGGCACAACGCTGGGGGATCCCCTTAGCTACGGAAAAACGATTTCAAGGGATCTATGGCGAAGGGTTTGCCTTAGGGGGAAAGCGACGCCTACTCAAACCCGAAACCTATATGAATCGTTCCGGCCAATCGGTCAGAGCAGTCTTGGATTGGTACAAATTGGATCCCGACTCGGTGCTGATTCTGTATGACGATATGGATCTGCCTTTGGGGCGCTTGCGCTTGCGGGGATCCGGTTCTGCCGGGGGGCACAACGGCATGAAGTCGCTAATTCAGCACCTGGGGGGTGAATCCTTCCCGCGGCTGCGCCTGGGAGTTGGTAAACCTAAGGGCTCGAAAGATGTGGTCGGGCATGTGTTAGGAGGGTTTAGCCCGCAGGAGAAGGAGGTATTGGAGCAGGTGTTGAATACGGCTGTCGAAGCTGTAGAGTGCTGCCTACGAGAGGGGTTACCTATAGCGATGAACCGTTTTAATCCTATGGATCTCGCGGTAGCGCTTTCTCAAGCGGAGATGCCCTTAGAATAG
- a CDS encoding HD domain-containing phosphohydrolase: protein MHSLHTNPSIHPSGTEAEPLGASGGNALHMSHRLIQVGIALSSETDLGRLLELIVQQAKELTRCDGGSLFIREGEELRFFVVSRNEDLRDLRMPLSPSSIAGYVVLTGESLNLPDVYELPPHLPYAFNRQVDQQTGYRTRSLLTVPMRDPSGQVIGALQLLNRLKPNHPNPLEPGQVAEWSQPFSGLEASVAESLASQAAVAYQNVQLREELKSAHFETIFCLSLAAEYRDQDTSFHLKRMSNYSRIIAKHLGLSSREQELIFYASPMHDVGKIGIPDAILLKPGRFTPEERLIMNRHPEIGYEILSKSDSELMKKSAIIALTHHEKFDGSGYPRGLKGEDIPLEGRIVALADVFDALASRRPYKEAWDLVDIFQLVEESTGSHFDPQVVAAFDRGRSEILEIYHRYQEHS, encoded by the coding sequence ATGCACAGCCTGCACACCAATCCGAGTATTCACCCCAGCGGAACCGAGGCGGAGCCACTAGGAGCCAGCGGCGGGAATGCGCTGCACATGAGCCATCGCCTGATCCAAGTGGGCATTGCCCTCTCTTCCGAAACGGATTTGGGGCGGCTGCTGGAGCTAATCGTGCAACAGGCCAAAGAACTGACCCGTTGTGATGGCGGTAGCCTTTTCATCCGCGAGGGAGAAGAACTGCGCTTTTTTGTGGTCAGCCGCAATGAAGATCTGCGGGATCTGCGGATGCCTTTGAGCCCTTCCAGCATTGCTGGCTATGTGGTGCTGACGGGGGAAAGTCTGAATTTGCCCGATGTTTACGAGTTGCCCCCCCACTTGCCCTACGCTTTTAACCGCCAGGTGGATCAACAAACCGGATATCGCACCCGCTCTCTGCTCACTGTGCCGATGCGGGATCCCTCAGGGCAGGTGATCGGGGCTTTGCAGCTGTTGAACCGCCTCAAACCCAATCACCCCAACCCTTTGGAGCCCGGCCAAGTGGCGGAGTGGAGCCAGCCCTTTTCTGGCCTAGAGGCCAGTGTAGCGGAATCTCTGGCTTCACAGGCGGCGGTGGCCTATCAAAACGTACAATTGCGCGAAGAACTGAAATCCGCCCATTTTGAGACGATCTTCTGCTTATCTCTAGCGGCGGAATACCGGGATCAAGATACCTCTTTTCACCTGAAGCGGATGAGCAACTACTCCCGCATCATCGCCAAACATTTGGGTCTTTCTAGCCGTGAGCAAGAGCTGATTTTCTATGCCAGCCCCATGCACGATGTCGGCAAAATCGGGATCCCGGATGCCATTTTGCTCAAGCCAGGTCGCTTTACCCCGGAAGAACGGCTGATCATGAACCGACATCCGGAAATTGGCTACGAAATTCTCAGCAAATCCGATTCGGAACTGATGAAAAAAAGCGCCATTATCGCTCTCACCCACCACGAGAAGTTCGATGGCAGCGGCTATCCGCGTGGGCTGAAGGGAGAAGACATTCCCCTGGAAGGGCGGATTGTTGCCTTGGCAGATGTATTCGATGCCTTGGCTAGCCGTCGCCCCTACAAAGAAGCCTGGGACTTAGTGGATATTTTTCAGTTGGTGGAAGAAAGTACGGGCAGCCATTTTGATCCACAAGTGGTGGCGGCTTTTGACCGAGGCCGCAGCGAAATTCTGGAGATCTACCATCGCTATCAAGAGCACAGCTGA
- a CDS encoding methyl-accepting chemotaxis protein yields the protein MAALINPPTLSVNAKLRDLSLIDFQVSESTPCENIVRRLEDDSSLSGVIVVDSLSRVQGMLTRRAILEWMLSKPYGLDVFLKRPISSMVEFHQRGFLLLPGDSDVIEAASRAFQRPEETIYDPVVVQLGSHEYRLLDVPVLLVAQAQVHLATQQKLREQQQEMQLVLVALEQEKNRSLQYAQDLERQKAEILSQNLALEVERRQAQERSEELARLNARILEISAVLSEKGQSTFAATFEGVEAVRSLTGEITASSQELSRELREIGTIVDLIVEVAGYIRLLSFNAAVEANRSSSSVGGFGAIAQEIRKLAGRTTEASNRIRSLAERIQRKSQSTLQSAQASSEVVQSLYQQAQSAQSALEQLQTLLERAQD from the coding sequence ATGGCTGCCCTGATCAATCCCCCGACTCTGTCTGTCAATGCCAAGCTGCGCGATCTGAGTTTGATCGATTTTCAGGTCAGCGAGTCTACCCCCTGTGAAAACATCGTCCGTCGCCTAGAGGACGACAGCAGCCTTTCGGGGGTGATCGTGGTGGATAGTCTGTCGCGGGTGCAGGGGATGTTGACTCGCCGCGCCATTTTGGAGTGGATGCTCAGCAAACCCTACGGGCTGGATGTCTTTCTGAAGCGACCCATCAGCTCCATGGTGGAGTTTCATCAGCGGGGGTTTTTGCTGCTGCCTGGAGATAGCGATGTGATCGAGGCGGCCAGCCGGGCTTTCCAAAGGCCGGAAGAAACCATCTACGACCCGGTGGTGGTGCAACTGGGATCCCATGAATACCGCCTCTTGGATGTGCCTGTGTTGTTGGTCGCACAAGCCCAAGTGCATCTGGCCACCCAGCAGAAACTGCGGGAACAGCAGCAGGAAATGCAGTTGGTGTTGGTGGCCCTCGAACAGGAAAAAAATCGTAGCCTGCAATATGCCCAGGATCTGGAGCGGCAAAAAGCCGAGATCCTCAGCCAAAATCTGGCCCTAGAGGTAGAACGTCGCCAAGCCCAGGAACGTTCGGAAGAGTTGGCCCGCCTCAATGCCCGCATTCTTGAAATTAGCGCGGTGCTCTCCGAAAAAGGCCAATCCACCTTTGCCGCTACCTTCGAGGGAGTAGAAGCCGTCCGCAGTCTCACGGGAGAGATCACCGCCAGCAGTCAGGAATTGTCCCGCGAGCTGAGAGAGATTGGCACCATCGTCGATTTGATCGTAGAAGTGGCCGGGTATATTCGCCTACTCTCCTTTAATGCCGCTGTAGAGGCCAATCGCAGCAGCAGCAGTGTCGGCGGGTTTGGGGCCATTGCGCAGGAAATTCGCAAATTGGCGGGGCGTACCACCGAAGCCAGCAACCGCATTCGCAGCCTGGCAGAGCGCATTCAACGCAAGAGCCAATCAACGCTGCAGTCGGCCCAGGCAAGCTCTGAGGTAGTGCAGTCTCTCTATCAGCAGGCCCAGTCAGCCCAGTCAGCTCTAGAGCAGTTACAAACCTTGTTGGAACGAGCCCAGGATTAG
- the ispG gene encoding (E)-4-hydroxy-3-methylbut-2-enyl-diphosphate synthase, with amino-acid sequence MQTLDRPIASAQQPYPEPVYPRRPTRTVAVADVLIGSQHPVVVQSMINEDTLDIEAAVAGIRRLHEAGSEIVRVTTPSMAHAKAMETIRDKLRQTYKPVPLVADVHHNGVKIALEVSKYVDKVRINPGLFVFEKPQPGRTEYTQAEFEAIRNKIRETFTPLVQTLKDQNKAMRIGVNHGSLAERMLFTYGDTPEGMVESALEFAQLCAEQDFHNLVLSFKASRPQVMLAAYRLAAQRFDSLGLNYPFHLGVTEAGDGEYGRIKSAVGIGTLLAEGIGDTIRVSLTEAPEKEIPVAYSILQALNLRKTMVEYVACPSCGRTLFNLEEVLHKVRAATQHLVGLDIAVMGCIVNGPGEMADADYGYVGKNPGFISLYRGKEEVKKVPEADGVKELIELIKADGRWVDPLNEKG; translated from the coding sequence ATGCAAACCCTGGATCGGCCCATCGCCTCTGCTCAGCAGCCTTACCCAGAACCTGTTTACCCCCGTCGCCCGACTCGAACTGTGGCGGTAGCCGATGTGTTGATTGGCAGTCAGCACCCAGTGGTGGTGCAATCCATGATCAACGAAGATACCCTCGACATCGAAGCGGCTGTAGCCGGGATCCGCCGTCTGCACGAAGCCGGATCCGAAATTGTGCGGGTGACCACCCCAAGCATGGCTCACGCCAAAGCGATGGAAACGATTCGGGACAAGTTGCGCCAAACCTACAAGCCGGTGCCCTTGGTGGCGGATGTCCATCACAATGGCGTCAAAATTGCGCTGGAAGTCTCCAAATACGTCGATAAGGTGCGCATCAATCCGGGCCTGTTTGTCTTTGAAAAACCTCAGCCCGGTCGCACCGAATACACCCAAGCTGAATTTGAGGCCATCCGCAACAAGATCCGCGAAACCTTCACCCCCTTGGTGCAAACCCTTAAAGATCAGAACAAAGCGATGCGCATCGGGGTCAACCACGGATCCCTGGCGGAGCGCATGCTGTTCACCTACGGAGATACACCCGAGGGCATGGTGGAATCGGCCCTAGAATTTGCCCAGCTCTGCGCAGAACAAGACTTTCACAATTTGGTTCTCTCTTTTAAGGCTTCTCGTCCGCAGGTGATGCTGGCGGCCTATCGTCTAGCGGCCCAGCGTTTTGACTCTCTCGGCTTGAACTATCCCTTCCACCTGGGGGTGACCGAGGCGGGCGATGGGGAGTATGGCCGGATCAAGTCGGCGGTGGGGATCGGCACCCTCTTGGCCGAAGGGATTGGCGATACCATTCGCGTTTCTCTGACAGAAGCGCCGGAAAAAGAGATTCCAGTTGCCTACAGCATTTTGCAGGCCCTGAACCTGCGCAAAACGATGGTGGAGTATGTGGCTTGCCCTTCCTGTGGTCGGACGCTGTTCAACCTAGAGGAGGTGCTGCACAAGGTTCGCGCCGCCACCCAGCATCTGGTGGGTCTGGATATTGCGGTGATGGGCTGCATCGTCAATGGCCCCGGAGAAATGGCCGATGCCGACTATGGCTACGTTGGCAAAAATCCTGGCTTCATCTCCCTCTACCGCGGCAAAGAAGAGGTGAAAAAGGTACCGGAGGCGGATGGGGTGAAAGAGCTGATCGAGCTGATCAAAGCCGATGGCCGTTGGGTGGATCCGCTTAACGAAAAAGGTTGA
- a CDS encoding MOSC domain-containing protein, with translation MPDVAELIIYPIKSLDGVSLPEVSLTPLGALVGDRRYALVDAQGKRVHGKRHPQLHRLRAQFDPGLRLVQLWGNGQAAQFDLQQERDPLQTWLSNWLGFPVQILEDPITGFPDDPYASGPTLISTPTLEAVANWFPGLASEELRQRFRMNIEVSECLPFWEDHLFAQADQVVRFRIGEVELLGINPCARCVVPTRDPITGASYLGFQKHFITQRQKTLPKWAELSRFDHFYRLGLNTWIPRTEAGKGLKIGDPVEIIGVEPLSAYPELSRSP, from the coding sequence ATGCCCGATGTTGCTGAGTTAATCATCTACCCGATCAAGTCCTTAGATGGGGTATCGTTGCCGGAGGTGAGCCTGACGCCATTGGGTGCTCTTGTGGGGGATCGGCGCTATGCCCTAGTGGATGCTCAAGGGAAACGAGTCCACGGCAAACGCCACCCGCAACTCCATCGCTTGCGAGCCCAATTTGATCCGGGGCTGCGGTTGGTACAGTTGTGGGGGAATGGACAGGCGGCGCAGTTTGATCTGCAACAGGAGCGGGATCCTCTGCAAACTTGGCTGAGCAACTGGTTGGGTTTTCCGGTGCAGATTCTAGAGGATCCCATTACGGGTTTTCCGGATGATCCTTACGCCAGTGGACCCACCCTGATCAGCACTCCCACCCTGGAAGCAGTGGCCAACTGGTTCCCCGGACTTGCCTCCGAGGAACTGCGGCAGCGGTTTCGCATGAATATTGAGGTGTCCGAATGTCTGCCCTTTTGGGAAGATCACCTCTTTGCCCAGGCGGATCAGGTGGTGCGCTTTCGCATCGGTGAGGTGGAGCTGTTGGGTATCAACCCCTGTGCCCGCTGTGTGGTGCCCACCCGCGATCCGATCACGGGCGCTTCCTATCTCGGCTTTCAAAAGCACTTCATCACTCAGCGGCAGAAAACCTTGCCCAAGTGGGCTGAACTTAGCCGTTTTGATCACTTTTATCGCCTCGGGCTGAATACCTGGATCCCGAGAACAGAGGCGGGCAAAGGGCTAAAAATTGGGGATCCCGTCGAAATAATCGGCGTTGAACCCCTCAGTGCTTATCCCGAGCTGAGTCGAAGCCCCTAG
- a CDS encoding bifunctional nuclease family protein — protein MIEMHVAGIAVDAVNQNPIVILRDSSERRALPIWVGKAEANAILQALDDQKPLRPMTHDLLLNSWETWGITLERVVIHALLDNTFYAVLTTLSGEKKQEIDCRPSDAIAIALRAHVPIWTVEEVIAEASIPMNQDADEEEREAFRKFVENVSPKDFIRSQPFTDYPTEADG, from the coding sequence ATGATCGAGATGCATGTGGCTGGGATCGCAGTCGATGCCGTCAACCAGAACCCCATTGTCATCCTGCGCGACAGCAGTGAGCGTCGTGCTCTGCCCATTTGGGTGGGTAAAGCTGAAGCTAATGCCATTTTGCAAGCCCTAGATGACCAAAAGCCCCTCCGCCCCATGACCCACGATCTACTGCTCAACTCTTGGGAGACTTGGGGGATTACCCTAGAGCGAGTGGTTATTCACGCCCTGCTGGACAACACGTTTTATGCGGTGCTCACTACTCTAAGCGGCGAGAAAAAACAAGAGATTGATTGCCGTCCCAGCGATGCCATTGCCATTGCCCTGCGGGCTCATGTCCCCATCTGGACGGTCGAAGAGGTGATCGCGGAAGCCTCCATTCCCATGAACCAAGATGCCGACGAAGAGGAACGAGAAGCATTTCGCAAGTTTGTAGAAAATGTCAGCCCCAAGGATTTCATCCGCAGCCAACCCTTCACCGACTACCCCACCGAAGCTGATGGCTGA
- a CDS encoding cobalt-precorrin-6A reductase, translated as MHLDHEQLPPAISLIVSTGVKVWQHTMHLLRSPTSVAVLGGTSESRSLTQALSQQGIPWLVTATTAGARELYQDLPGQVIITRFSPQSLGQFLREHGIRVVVDASHPFAQEISQQAIQVTAQLGIPYLRYERPPVELDPWVQVVPDWQGVLTDAVLVGRRVLLLVGVKALPLFLPWRDRCQLWARVLPESVSRAVQAGIPVERVIGMRLPLSFEQELQLWQQLPIEVAISKASGEAGGLRIKQAVAKTLGIPLWVIQRPPLDYPWCSEDLAEVIQECQRLLRDA; from the coding sequence ATGCATCTCGATCATGAGCAATTGCCTCCAGCCATTAGCCTGATCGTATCTACGGGTGTCAAAGTTTGGCAACACACCATGCATCTACTCCGTAGCCCGACTTCGGTAGCAGTGCTCGGCGGTACGAGCGAAAGCCGCAGCCTGACCCAAGCCCTCAGCCAACAAGGGATCCCTTGGCTCGTGACAGCTACCACGGCAGGCGCAAGAGAACTGTATCAGGATTTGCCGGGTCAGGTGATCATCACCCGATTTTCGCCGCAGTCTTTGGGGCAATTTCTTCGAGAACACGGGATCCGGGTGGTGGTGGATGCCTCTCACCCTTTTGCCCAGGAGATCTCGCAACAGGCCATTCAGGTGACAGCTCAACTGGGGATCCCCTACCTGCGCTACGAACGCCCACCTGTTGAATTGGATCCCTGGGTACAGGTGGTGCCGGACTGGCAGGGGGTACTGACAGATGCGGTGCTGGTGGGGCGGCGGGTGCTGCTACTGGTGGGGGTGAAGGCTTTGCCGCTGTTTTTGCCCTGGCGGGATCGCTGCCAACTGTGGGCGCGCGTCTTGCCAGAATCGGTATCCCGAGCTGTTCAAGCTGGGATCCCTGTCGAACGGGTGATCGGGATGCGCTTGCCCCTCAGTTTTGAGCAAGAATTACAGCTTTGGCAGCAGTTACCCATCGAAGTGGCGATCAGCAAGGCTTCTGGAGAAGCCGGCGGGCTGAGGATCAAACAAGCGGTGGCCAAAACCCTCGGGATCCCGTTGTGGGTGATCCAGCGGCCCCCTCTGGACTATCCCTGGTGCAGTGAGGATCTGGCAGAGGTGATCCAGGAATGTCAAAGGTTGCTGAGGGATGCCTAA
- a CDS encoding extracellular solute-binding protein — MNTRRTFLAVAAGLVAASGAAFWAADSFAQSPADVKVWIAFTDNRLDWAREKAAEFNKQFPQYNVTVEGYGNYEEIQQATDLAIQQNAAPSVVQWFEVGTQRARDFGYFKSIADALGERTEVNGIPVNFDDFIQPVVSYYTLEGEFTSMPWNSSSPILYSNTGILEKAGIDTPPATWQEVEAACEKIMALPDAPQGCITWPNHGWFYEQWMAQQNAVLANNENGRAARATELFLDSEPSVAIASWWQSMEDKGYYVYSGRQRDWAATEQAIQTGTVAMAITSSADAANITNAAKENNIDIVTTRMPYNAETGWTGNLIGGASLWLVKDLPTEVEDGALSFMLWLNNTENAAEWHQVTGYLPIRESSVELLESQGWFEENPNFYTASDQINNSTVTTATRGALLGSFPQTRDVITQTMENLMLQGGDPAQAMAQANQQANQLLAEYNSLYN; from the coding sequence ATGAATACCCGCCGTACCTTCTTGGCTGTTGCAGCTGGCTTAGTGGCCGCCTCTGGGGCTGCTTTCTGGGCTGCCGACAGCTTTGCTCAGTCCCCTGCCGATGTAAAAGTTTGGATTGCCTTCACCGACAATCGTCTTGATTGGGCCCGCGAAAAAGCGGCTGAATTTAACAAACAGTTTCCCCAGTACAACGTTACGGTTGAAGGCTACGGCAACTACGAAGAAATTCAGCAAGCTACCGACCTAGCGATCCAACAGAATGCAGCTCCTTCTGTGGTGCAATGGTTTGAGGTGGGCACTCAACGGGCGCGCGATTTTGGCTATTTCAAGTCCATTGCCGATGCTTTGGGCGAACGCACGGAAGTGAACGGGATCCCGGTGAATTTCGATGACTTCATTCAGCCGGTGGTGAGCTATTACACCCTGGAAGGGGAGTTCACCTCCATGCCCTGGAACAGCTCCAGCCCTATCCTCTACTCCAACACCGGCATTCTGGAAAAAGCTGGCATCGATACGCCACCTGCCACTTGGCAAGAAGTGGAAGCTGCCTGTGAAAAAATCATGGCTCTTCCGGATGCCCCGCAAGGCTGCATCACCTGGCCCAACCATGGTTGGTTCTACGAGCAGTGGATGGCCCAACAAAATGCTGTCCTCGCCAACAATGAGAATGGCCGAGCTGCTCGCGCCACTGAGCTTTTCCTCGATTCTGAGCCTTCTGTCGCTATTGCCTCTTGGTGGCAGAGCATGGAAGACAAAGGCTACTACGTCTACAGCGGTCGGCAACGGGATTGGGCCGCCACCGAGCAAGCGATTCAAACCGGCACCGTCGCCATGGCGATCACCAGCAGTGCTGACGCCGCCAACATCACCAACGCCGCCAAAGAAAACAACATTGATATCGTCACCACCCGCATGCCCTACAACGCCGAAACCGGCTGGACAGGCAACCTGATTGGGGGAGCGAGCCTTTGGCTGGTGAAGGATCTCCCTACGGAGGTGGAAGATGGGGCGCTGTCCTTCATGCTGTGGCTGAACAACACCGAAAACGCTGCCGAGTGGCACCAGGTGACTGGTTACTTGCCGATTCGGGAAAGCTCGGTGGAATTGCTGGAGTCTCAAGGCTGGTTTGAAGAAAACCCCAACTTCTACACTGCTAGTGACCAAATCAACAACTCCACCGTAACCACCGCTACCCGTGGTGCCCTACTGGGATCCTTCCCCCAAACCCGCGATGTGATCACCCAAACCATGGAAAATCTGATGCTCCAGGGTGGGGATCCGGCCCAAGCCATGGCCCAAGCCAACCAGCAGGCCAATCAACTGCTGGCAGAGTACAACTCCCTCTACAACTAA